A window of Proteus columbae contains these coding sequences:
- the lptB gene encoding LPS export ABC transporter ATP-binding protein — translation MALLKAENLAKAYKGRTVVGDVSLNVNSGEIVGLLGPNGAGKTTTFYMVVGIVARDAGSITIDDEDITLLPLHERARKGIGYLPQEASIFRRLSVYDNIMGILEIRHDLTPEERKDRAEELLEEFNVSHLRNSLGQSLSGGERRRVEIARALAANPKFILLDEPFAGVDPISVLDIKKIIQHLRDYGLGVLITDHNVRETLDVCERAYIVSQGHLIAHGSPEEILENEQVKRVYLGEGFRL, via the coding sequence ATGGCGCTGTTAAAAGCTGAAAATTTAGCGAAAGCATACAAAGGGCGCACCGTCGTCGGTGATGTAAGCCTGAACGTTAATTCAGGTGAGATTGTCGGCTTACTTGGACCAAATGGTGCAGGTAAAACAACCACATTCTATATGGTTGTTGGCATTGTCGCTCGTGATGCAGGTAGTATTACAATTGATGATGAAGACATTACGCTGTTACCGTTACATGAACGAGCACGTAAAGGCATTGGCTATCTTCCTCAAGAGGCGTCTATTTTTAGACGCTTAAGCGTTTATGACAACATTATGGGGATCTTAGAAATCCGCCATGATTTAACGCCTGAAGAACGAAAAGATCGAGCAGAAGAACTGCTAGAAGAGTTTAATGTCAGCCACTTACGTAACAGCTTAGGGCAATCATTATCAGGGGGAGAACGCCGCCGCGTTGAAATCGCGCGGGCATTGGCAGCAAACCCTAAATTCATTTTATTAGATGAACCTTTTGCGGGTGTTGACCCTATTTCGGTATTAGATATTAAAAAAATTATCCAGCATCTACGTGATTATGGATTAGGTGTACTGATTACTGACCATAACGTTCGTGAAACATTAGATGTGTGTGAACGTGCTTATATCGTCAGCCAAGGTCACCTTATCGCTCATGGTTCACCAGAAGAAATTCTTGAAAATGAGCAAGTTAAACGTGTTTACTTAGGTGAAGGCTTCCGCCTGTAA
- the lptA gene encoding lipopolysaccharide ABC transporter substrate-binding protein LptA, with protein MNQKIRNTLIIGTLLAISVPAMALKDDTQQPIVVNSEKQSLDLEKNVTTFTQNVVIKQGSIDIRADKVVVTRPGGDSKRIVIEAFGNPVTFYQLQDDGKPIKGRGEKMTYEMDKELMTLTGKAYLEQLDSNITGDKITYLVPTQQMEAFSGKGKQVTTVLLPSQLQEKGPGVNNKGK; from the coding sequence ATGAATCAAAAAATCCGTAATACACTGATTATCGGTACACTTTTAGCGATAAGTGTACCTGCGATGGCGCTAAAAGATGACACACAACAACCTATCGTTGTGAACTCAGAGAAACAGTCGCTTGATCTAGAAAAAAACGTCACAACCTTTACACAAAATGTTGTGATCAAACAAGGTTCTATCGATATTCGTGCTGATAAAGTTGTTGTCACACGCCCAGGTGGTGACTCCAAAAGGATCGTAATAGAAGCTTTTGGTAACCCAGTGACTTTTTATCAGTTACAAGATGATGGTAAACCTATCAAAGGTCGTGGCGAGAAAATGACCTATGAAATGGATAAAGAGTTAATGACCTTAACGGGTAAAGCCTATCTTGAACAATTAGACAGTAATATCACCGGTGATAAGATCACTTATCTCGTCCCAACTCAGCAAATGGAAGCTTTTAGCGGTAAAGGTAAACAAGTGACTACTGTTTTACTGCCTTCCCAGTTGCAAGAGAAAGGCCCTGGTGTTAACAACAAAGGTAAGTAA
- the lptC gene encoding LPS export ABC transporter periplasmic protein LptC has translation MNKLKSWFTLILAIIALGLIGWNYTNNTEFGDGEIVDDGQPTYQSKSSISFVYEPTGILGYKLVADDVKNYAQQKFTWFTNPVLTTYSPTGDATWTVRANKAKLTNSKMLYLYGDVQIDSLTDDSQLQRISTDNAIANLDTQDVSSDDEVTIIGVGLKSVGLKMRGNLREKRAELIEKVNTYYEIPNESKNP, from the coding sequence ATGAATAAATTAAAATCCTGGTTTACCTTAATTCTTGCCATTATCGCCCTTGGGCTGATTGGCTGGAACTACACTAATAACACTGAATTCGGTGATGGTGAGATTGTTGATGATGGTCAGCCAACTTATCAATCCAAATCATCGATATCTTTTGTTTACGAGCCAACGGGTATACTCGGATATAAACTTGTTGCTGATGATGTCAAAAATTATGCTCAGCAAAAGTTTACATGGTTTACTAACCCTGTCTTAACTACCTATTCACCGACAGGGGATGCAACATGGACAGTACGTGCGAATAAAGCCAAGCTGACAAACAGTAAAATGCTCTATCTTTATGGCGATGTTCAAATTGATAGTTTAACCGATGATTCTCAACTACAGAGAATAAGCACAGACAATGCTATCGCAAATTTGGATACACAGGATGTTTCCTCTGATGATGAAGTGACTATTATCGGCGTCGGACTGAAATCAGTCGGCTTAAAAATGCGAGGCAATCTGCGCGAGAAACGTGCAGAGCTGATTGAAAAGGTAAACACCTATTATGAGATCCCTAATGAATCAAAAAATCCGTAA
- the kdsC gene encoding 3-deoxy-manno-octulosonate-8-phosphatase KdsC, with amino-acid sequence MNTMIETCYGAVSEQIIKKAEKIQLLICDVDGVMSDGLIYMGNNGEELKAFNVRDGYGIRCLLTSGIEVAIITGRQSKLLEDRAKTLGITYLYQGQHNKLLAYQQLLDTLNLKPEQTAYIGDDLIDLPVMEKVGLSVAVADAHPLLTPHANYVTRIAGGRGAVRELCDLILLAQGRLEEAKGLSI; translated from the coding sequence ATGAATACAATGATAGAAACTTGTTATGGTGCAGTAAGCGAACAAATCATCAAAAAAGCAGAAAAAATCCAATTGCTGATTTGTGATGTTGATGGTGTGATGTCAGACGGACTCATTTACATGGGCAATAATGGCGAAGAATTAAAAGCTTTTAATGTCCGTGATGGGTATGGAATCCGTTGTTTGCTTACATCCGGCATTGAGGTTGCTATCATTACAGGTCGTCAGTCTAAACTGTTAGAAGACCGTGCTAAAACCCTTGGTATTACATATCTTTACCAAGGTCAGCATAATAAGCTTTTGGCGTATCAACAACTGTTAGATACACTAAACCTTAAACCTGAACAAACAGCCTATATTGGTGACGACCTGATTGATTTACCTGTAATGGAAAAAGTGGGACTTTCTGTCGCCGTGGCTGATGCTCATCCATTACTTACACCTCATGCTAATTATGTAACTCGCATTGCGGGTGGTCGTGGTGCAGTACGAGAATTGTGTGATTTAATCCTTTTAGCGCAAGGTCGGCTTGAAGAAGCTAAAGGTCTTTCGATTTAA
- the kdsD gene encoding arabinose-5-phosphate isomerase KdsD, translating into MTEFDFQQAGKKVLHIERDGLAELEQYINDDFTLACEKIFHCQGRVIVMGMGKSGHIGHKIAATFASTGTPSFFVHPGEASHGDLGMVTEKDIVLAISNSGEASEILALIPVLKRKQITLICMTRTPQSTMGKASDIHLCIKVPKEACPLGLAPTTSTTATLVMGDALAIALLRARGFTAEDFALSHPGGALGRKLLLHVSDLMNKEADIPRVTKDATLREALVEITRKKLGMTVICDDNMLINGIFTDGDLRRIFDLGIDLNNAKISDVMTRGGIRIRPDCLAVEALNLMQAKHITSLLVTEQDSDILLGVLHMHDLLQAGVV; encoded by the coding sequence ATGACCGAGTTTGATTTTCAGCAAGCGGGTAAAAAAGTCCTTCATATTGAGCGTGATGGGTTAGCTGAACTAGAACAATATATCAACGATGATTTTACGCTTGCCTGTGAAAAAATTTTTCACTGTCAAGGTCGAGTGATTGTGATGGGTATGGGTAAATCTGGCCATATTGGGCATAAAATTGCTGCAACATTCGCCAGTACAGGAACACCTTCTTTCTTTGTTCATCCTGGTGAAGCCAGCCACGGTGACTTAGGAATGGTGACAGAAAAAGATATCGTCCTAGCGATTTCAAACTCAGGGGAAGCCAGCGAGATCCTTGCGCTTATTCCAGTACTTAAACGTAAACAAATAACTCTGATTTGTATGACACGCACTCCTCAAAGTACAATGGGGAAAGCGTCCGATATTCATCTTTGTATCAAAGTACCTAAAGAAGCCTGTCCTTTAGGACTTGCCCCAACAACCAGTACAACGGCAACCTTGGTCATGGGGGATGCGCTAGCGATCGCACTTTTACGTGCCCGTGGTTTTACCGCTGAAGATTTTGCACTTTCTCATCCTGGTGGTGCACTAGGTCGTAAATTACTCCTTCATGTCAGTGATTTAATGAATAAAGAGGCAGATATTCCGCGTGTCACCAAAGATGCCACTTTACGTGAAGCACTTGTCGAGATAACCCGTAAAAAATTAGGAATGACCGTCATTTGCGATGATAATATGCTGATCAACGGTATCTTTACTGACGGTGACTTACGAAGAATATTTGATTTAGGGATAGATCTAAATAATGCCAAAATCTCTGATGTGATGACAAGAGGCGGTATTCGTATTCGCCCAGATTGTTTGGCCGTTGAAGCACTGAATTTAATGCAAGCAAAACATATCACCTCGCTATTAGTAACAGAACAAGATAGTGATATCCTGTTAGGTGTTTTACATATGCATGATTTATTACAGGCTGGTGTTGTATAA
- a CDS encoding calcium/sodium antiporter: MLITLSLLIFGLMLLVYASDRLVYGASVFAQSLKIPPAVIGILIVGTGTSLPELFVSTDAAVHNLPDIAIGTAIGSTLTNLLLIAGIGAMIYPMNIQSAVLKKELPLMIIVIMLVGIIVSSGNLRLREGTLLFFIGFASIFLMIKTMHKTLAQERHVLPLETLTRFELQTNPRNSVALFWVVIALLIIPVATQMILDNVFILMQQYHLSGFFVGLTLLSIGTSLPELATTIVAALRRENELALGNIIGANIFNLTFVLGMPALLSPSTFNINTFYFSFAVLGVASLLFSLFSLGRKQRLNRGKGIFLLVCFIVYITVLCVAHSLLT, from the coding sequence ATGTTGATTACTTTGTCTCTTTTAATTTTTGGGTTGATGTTACTTGTTTATGCATCAGACCGATTAGTTTATGGTGCGAGCGTTTTTGCGCAATCGTTAAAAATTCCGCCAGCCGTCATCGGTATCTTAATTGTAGGTACAGGTACTTCACTGCCTGAGCTTTTTGTTTCGACTGATGCCGCAGTTCATAATTTGCCGGATATCGCTATCGGGACAGCCATTGGCTCGACACTCACCAACCTTCTCCTCATCGCAGGTATTGGCGCGATGATTTACCCCATGAACATTCAGTCCGCAGTGCTAAAAAAAGAGCTTCCCTTGATGATTATAGTCATCATGCTCGTTGGCATTATTGTTTCTAGCGGAAACTTAAGGCTCAGAGAAGGCACACTGCTCTTTTTTATTGGTTTTGCATCCATTTTTCTAATGATAAAAACAATGCATAAAACACTAGCACAAGAGCGCCACGTATTACCTTTAGAAACCTTAACCCGTTTTGAATTACAGACAAATCCCCGTAATTCTGTTGCACTTTTTTGGGTCGTTATTGCGTTACTGATTATTCCAGTTGCGACCCAAATGATATTAGATAATGTCTTTATTTTAATGCAACAGTATCATCTTAGTGGATTTTTTGTTGGTTTAACCTTGCTATCTATTGGAACAAGCCTACCTGAGTTAGCAACAACCATTGTGGCAGCACTAAGACGCGAGAATGAGTTAGCATTAGGGAATATTATAGGTGCTAATATTTTCAATCTAACTTTTGTCTTGGGCATGCCAGCATTACTCTCACCAAGCACATTTAATATCAATACATTTTATTTTAGTTTTGCTGTACTTGGTGTCGCCAGTTTACTGTTTTCTCTCTTTTCATTAGGGCGCAAACAGCGTCTTAATCGAGGAAAAGGGATATTCTTGTTAGTTTGCTTTATTGTTTATATTACGGTGTTGTGCGTCGCACATTCTCTCTTAACCTAA
- the mlaF gene encoding phospholipid ABC transporter ATP-binding protein MlaF, with protein MNAQSDNLIEVRNMNFTRGSRKIFSEINLVVPRGKVTAIMGPSGIGKTTLLRLMGGQILPDSGEIWFDGDNIPALSRSALYQARKKMSMLFQSGALFTDMNVFENVAFPLREHTNLPEALIRTTVMMKLEAVGLRGAASLMPSELSGGMARRAALARAIALDPELIMFDEPFVGQDPITMGVLVKLIDELNHALGVTCVVVSHDVPEVLSIADYAYIVAEQKVIAQGSAQELQDNPDRQVRQFLDGIADGPVPFRFPAGDYQDDLLGRGN; from the coding sequence ATGAACGCACAATCTGACAATCTAATTGAAGTGCGCAATATGAACTTCACTCGCGGTAGCAGAAAGATCTTCTCTGAGATCAATCTTGTTGTACCGAGAGGGAAAGTGACTGCGATTATGGGCCCTTCAGGGATTGGTAAAACAACCTTGTTACGCCTAATGGGAGGACAAATCCTTCCAGATAGTGGTGAAATTTGGTTTGATGGCGACAATATTCCTGCGCTATCACGTTCTGCGTTGTATCAGGCAAGAAAAAAAATGAGTATGCTTTTTCAATCAGGCGCACTGTTCACAGACATGAATGTGTTTGAAAATGTGGCGTTTCCACTAAGAGAGCATACAAATTTACCTGAAGCATTGATCCGTACAACGGTGATGATGAAACTTGAAGCCGTGGGATTACGTGGTGCGGCAAGTTTAATGCCTTCTGAATTATCAGGAGGAATGGCGCGAAGGGCGGCATTAGCAAGAGCTATCGCGCTTGATCCTGAACTGATTATGTTTGATGAGCCTTTTGTTGGGCAAGATCCTATCACAATGGGTGTGCTGGTTAAGCTAATTGATGAGTTAAATCATGCGCTTGGTGTGACTTGTGTTGTGGTTTCCCATGATGTACCCGAAGTGTTAAGTATCGCAGATTACGCTTATATTGTTGCGGAGCAGAAAGTGATTGCTCAAGGCAGTGCACAAGAATTACAGGATAATCCAGATAGGCAAGTAAGGCAGTTTTTAGATGGTATTGCTGATGGCCCTGTGCCTTTCCGTTTTCCTGCGGGAGATTATCAGGACGACCTATTAGGACGAGGAAATTAG
- the mlaE gene encoding lipid asymmetry maintenance ABC transporter permease subunit MlaE: protein MVNLLSRIGTRALAIFATFGRAGIMLFRALVGKPEFRKQWPLLMKQLYNVGVQSLLIIMVSGLFIGMVLGLQGYLVLTTFSAEASLGMMVALSLLRELGPVVTALLFAGRAGSALTAEIGLMKATEQISSLEMMAVDPLRRVVAPRFWAGLISMPLLSLIFVAIGIWGGAIVGVDWKGIDEGFFWASMQGAVEWRLDLVNCFIKSVVFAITVTWIALFNGYDAIPTSEGISRATTRTVVHSSLAVLGLDFVLTALMFGN from the coding sequence GTGGTAAATTTATTATCTCGCATTGGCACTAGAGCATTGGCGATTTTTGCTACCTTCGGAAGAGCTGGCATTATGCTCTTTCGAGCATTAGTCGGTAAGCCCGAATTTCGTAAACAGTGGCCTCTGTTAATGAAGCAACTGTATAACGTTGGTGTTCAATCCTTATTAATTATCATGGTGTCTGGACTGTTTATTGGCATGGTGTTGGGATTACAAGGCTATCTTGTTTTAACCACTTTTAGTGCTGAAGCTAGTCTTGGCATGATGGTCGCACTTTCATTGTTAAGAGAATTAGGTCCTGTGGTGACTGCATTATTATTTGCAGGTCGAGCAGGTTCAGCCTTAACTGCTGAAATCGGCTTAATGAAAGCCACAGAACAAATTTCTAGTTTAGAAATGATGGCAGTCGATCCTTTAAGACGTGTCGTTGCTCCTCGCTTTTGGGCGGGGCTTATTAGTATGCCATTACTTTCACTTATTTTTGTTGCCATCGGTATTTGGGGCGGTGCAATTGTGGGGGTGGATTGGAAAGGGATCGATGAAGGCTTTTTCTGGGCATCTATGCAGGGTGCCGTTGAATGGCGACTCGATTTAGTGAACTGCTTTATTAAAAGTGTCGTTTTTGCCATTACCGTCACTTGGATAGCGCTCTTTAACGGGTATGACGCAATCCCAACATCAGAAGGGATTAGCAGAGCAACAACACGTACTGTTGTTCATTCATCGTTAGCCGTATTGGGTTTAGATTTTGTGCTAACAGCACTGATGTTTGGGAACTAA
- the mlaD gene encoding outer membrane lipid asymmetry maintenance protein MlaD produces MQSKKIEVWVGLFVLIALAAVIFLCLKVADIKEMGNQPTYRVYASFGNIGGLKERSPVKIGGVVIGRVSSITLKEEDEGNYRPEVALDILSIYDHIPESSSLSIRTSGLLGEQFLALNLGFYDEALDSTLLKDGGRITNTNSAMVLEDLIGQFLYKTGDGDDSAKSESKPTEEHSALP; encoded by the coding sequence ATGCAAAGTAAAAAAATTGAAGTTTGGGTTGGTCTATTTGTTCTGATTGCGTTAGCTGCTGTGATTTTCTTATGCCTTAAAGTCGCTGATATTAAAGAAATGGGTAATCAACCGACTTATCGCGTTTATGCCAGCTTCGGTAATATTGGTGGGTTAAAAGAGCGCTCTCCAGTTAAGATTGGTGGTGTGGTGATTGGTCGTGTTTCTTCTATCACCTTAAAAGAAGAAGATGAAGGAAACTATCGCCCTGAAGTCGCGCTCGATATTCTGAGCATTTATGACCACATTCCAGAAAGTAGCTCACTGTCTATTCGTACATCTGGTTTATTAGGTGAGCAGTTCCTTGCATTGAATTTAGGTTTTTATGATGAAGCGTTAGATTCTACTCTGTTAAAAGACGGGGGACGGATCACAAACACCAATTCAGCAATGGTGCTAGAAGATCTTATTGGTCAATTCCTTTATAAAACGGGTGATGGTGATGATTCAGCTAAATCTGAATCTAAACCAACAGAAGAACACTCTGCATTACCTTAA
- the mlaC gene encoding phospholipid-binding protein MlaC, with amino-acid sequence MFKRLLMVALLVITPFAMAVDKTNPYALMEDAAQKTFSKLKNEQPEIRKNPELLRQIVQQELLPYVHIKYAGALVLGPHYRNATPAQRDAYFTAFEAYLAQVYGQALAMYEGQEYRIEPAKPFADKSTLTIRVTIIDTNGRPPVRLDFQWRKNSKTGEWQAYDMIAEGVSMITTKQNEWSDILNSKGVDGLTKQLEISAKTPITLDEKK; translated from the coding sequence ATGTTTAAACGCTTATTGATGGTCGCACTATTAGTGATAACGCCTTTTGCCATGGCGGTAGATAAAACCAATCCTTACGCATTGATGGAAGATGCGGCTCAAAAGACCTTTAGTAAATTAAAAAATGAACAGCCTGAAATTCGTAAAAATCCTGAACTTTTACGTCAAATTGTTCAGCAAGAATTACTGCCTTATGTGCATATTAAATATGCAGGTGCATTAGTGTTAGGGCCTCATTATCGTAATGCAACACCTGCGCAACGTGATGCTTATTTCACTGCATTTGAAGCGTATCTTGCCCAAGTTTATGGTCAAGCATTAGCAATGTATGAAGGTCAAGAATACCGTATTGAGCCAGCAAAACCTTTCGCAGATAAATCAACGCTAACTATTCGCGTCACCATTATCGATACAAATGGTCGCCCACCTGTTCGCCTTGATTTCCAATGGCGTAAAAACAGTAAAACAGGCGAATGGCAAGCTTATGATATGATTGCTGAAGGTGTAAGCATGATCACAACCAAACAGAATGAGTGGTCAGATATTTTAAATTCTAAAGGTGTTGATGGTTTAACAAAACAGTTAGAAATCAGTGCTAAAACACCAATCACACTGGATGAGAAAAAATAA
- the mlaB gene encoding lipid asymmetry maintenance protein MlaB gives MSASLNWEKKDGVLYFQGTLDRETLLPAWQQRKALLADINIIDISALGHIDSTGLALFVHLKAEMEEQNRQFIIQGVSERFQTLITLYDLDEIMNIA, from the coding sequence ATGTCAGCTTCGTTAAATTGGGAAAAAAAGGATGGTGTCCTTTATTTCCAAGGAACGCTAGATCGTGAAACGTTATTGCCTGCTTGGCAGCAACGTAAAGCATTATTAGCTGATATTAATATCATTGATATTTCTGCCTTAGGACATATTGATTCAACAGGGTTGGCACTTTTTGTTCACTTAAAAGCAGAAATGGAAGAGCAAAATCGTCAATTTATTATTCAAGGTGTCAGTGAGCGTTTTCAAACCTTAATTACACTCTATGATCTTGATGAAATTATGAATATTGCCTAA